One window from the genome of Candidatus Chlorohelix allophototropha encodes:
- a CDS encoding ArsA family ATPase: protein MRVILYVGKGGVGKTTISAATAVRAAQMGYRTLVVSTDTAHSLADAFDLNLKSVPDKVADNLWAQEINVLDEVRSNWGKLESYFATMLKKKGADDVIAEELALLPGMDELISLLQILRHSRSGDYDVIFIDAAPTGETVRLLSMPDMFTWYSDRVATWHNSTMKLAGAIIKPLMPRNNVFDAIPDITQQVDLLRTTLTSPKQASYRIVVNPEKMVVKEGQRAATYLSLFNYPVDAIISNRILPENSSDAFFAGICGRQKEYRDLIYSSFAPLPILEVPMKGHEVTGIKALGDLGMEIYGDRDPTESFYRGKAQEIVKIDGEYILQLALPNLEVDKVNMVKKGDELFVEIGNFKRDLLLPHALAARNAKSARFKDGILHVHFSN, encoded by the coding sequence ATGCGAGTCATTTTATATGTAGGTAAAGGTGGGGTCGGAAAAACCACCATTTCAGCAGCTACCGCTGTACGCGCCGCCCAAATGGGCTACCGTACATTAGTTGTAAGCACGGATACAGCACACAGTTTAGCTGATGCCTTTGATCTTAACCTTAAATCGGTTCCAGATAAAGTAGCAGATAACCTTTGGGCACAAGAGATAAACGTTCTGGATGAAGTACGCTCGAATTGGGGCAAGCTGGAAAGCTATTTTGCTACCATGCTTAAGAAAAAAGGCGCTGATGATGTTATTGCTGAAGAATTGGCGCTTCTGCCCGGTATGGATGAATTGATCAGTTTGCTTCAAATTCTACGGCATAGCCGGAGTGGTGATTATGATGTCATCTTTATTGATGCTGCCCCTACCGGTGAAACTGTCCGGCTTTTAAGTATGCCCGATATGTTTACTTGGTACTCTGATAGGGTTGCAACTTGGCATAATAGCACCATGAAATTAGCAGGGGCTATAATCAAACCGTTAATGCCGCGCAACAATGTTTTCGACGCAATACCCGATATAACCCAACAGGTTGATTTGCTGCGCACTACACTTACCAGCCCTAAACAAGCCTCTTACCGGATAGTAGTTAATCCCGAAAAGATGGTGGTTAAAGAAGGGCAACGTGCTGCTACCTATTTGAGCCTTTTTAACTATCCGGTAGATGCAATTATCTCGAACCGGATTTTACCTGAAAATAGCTCTGATGCGTTTTTCGCAGGAATATGCGGAAGGCAAAAGGAATATCGGGATTTGATTTATAGCAGTTTTGCGCCACTCCCCATTCTGGAAGTACCCATGAAGGGACATGAGGTTACCGGGATCAAAGCGCTAGGTGACTTGGGAATGGAAATATACGGTGATCGCGACCCTACGGAGTCGTTCTACCGTGGCAAAGCGCAAGAAATCGTCAAGATTGACGGCGAATATATATTACAGCTTGCTCTTCCTAACCTTGAAGTGGACAAAGTGAATATGGTTAAGAAGGGTGACGAACTCTTCGTTGAAATTGGTAATTTCAAACGGGATTTATTGCTACCACATGCGTTAGCCGCTCGCAACGCTAAATCAGCACGGTTCAAGGATGGAATACTGCACGTACACTTTTCTAATTAA
- a CDS encoding ArsA family ATPase has protein sequence MGTRVIIYSGKGGTGKTTISAASASLIASRGKKVLIMSSDPAHSLSDVIGKAISRDEVTELAPNLFGLEVDTVYEMRKSMGGFQKFMANAYEGRGVDSSVAAELSNQPGMDEILALNRLLIEYKSNKWDCIIVDTAPTGNTLRLLAYPEMIIGGTSGKNFFKVYRGFSSFVRPFRQQTPNDEFFKEVNNLMEMMNELSAFIVADDVSVRLVLNPEKLPVMETKRAYTFLSLYGIKMDSVIINKILPREKQLGAYFDYWVELQAKYIKEIEESFNPMPIFGSILEDEEPIGVNKLIPVADKLFGTSDPIQKLYDHPLIWLEEMTANPRAPKETHRRLCVRLPFIDEQDELYIAHNGTDVNVTAGRLQRAVSLPRVLVHSDLVNFYYEDGILKMEFSEKPPEEIAWTDDPFFVGSNK, from the coding sequence ATGGGTACCAGAGTCATAATTTATAGCGGCAAAGGTGGGACGGGCAAAACCACCATTAGTGCCGCAAGTGCCAGTCTGATTGCCAGCCGCGGGAAAAAGGTGCTGATTATGTCCAGCGACCCGGCACACTCTCTATCTGATGTTATTGGAAAAGCGATTAGCCGAGATGAAGTAACCGAACTAGCGCCTAACTTATTTGGTCTGGAAGTAGATACAGTCTACGAGATGCGGAAAAGCATGGGCGGGTTTCAGAAATTTATGGCAAACGCCTATGAAGGGCGTGGCGTGGATAGTAGTGTTGCCGCCGAACTCAGCAACCAACCCGGTATGGACGAGATTCTTGCACTGAACCGTTTGCTTATAGAATATAAGAGCAACAAGTGGGATTGTATAATTGTTGATACTGCTCCCACCGGCAATACTTTGCGTTTATTGGCTTATCCCGAAATGATCATTGGAGGCACAAGCGGTAAAAACTTCTTCAAGGTTTACCGTGGCTTTAGTAGTTTCGTGCGCCCTTTCCGCCAACAAACCCCTAATGATGAGTTTTTCAAAGAAGTAAACAACTTGATGGAGATGATGAATGAGCTAAGCGCCTTCATCGTAGCCGATGATGTTTCAGTTCGTTTGGTATTGAATCCTGAAAAACTCCCGGTGATGGAAACTAAACGCGCCTACACCTTTTTAAGCCTTTATGGCATCAAGATGGACTCGGTTATAATCAACAAGATTCTACCCAGAGAGAAACAGCTTGGCGCCTATTTTGATTATTGGGTGGAGTTGCAGGCAAAGTATATCAAAGAAATCGAAGAGAGTTTTAACCCCATGCCCATCTTTGGTTCTATATTGGAAGATGAAGAGCCGATAGGGGTTAATAAGCTTATACCGGTTGCAGACAAACTTTTTGGAACGTCTGACCCAATACAAAAGTTATACGACCATCCGCTCATATGGCTGGAAGAAATGACTGCAAATCCGCGTGCGCCTAAAGAAACGCATCGAAGACTTTGTGTGCGCTTACCTTTCATCGATGAGCAGGACGAATTATACATCGCACATAACGGTACGGATGTAAATGTAACCGCAGGACGACTACAAAGAGCAGTTTCCCTACCGAGGGTTTTAGTACACAGCGATTTGGTTAATTTTTATTATGAAGATGGCATTCTCAAAATGGAGTTTTCGGAAAAGCCTCCCGAAGAGATTGCGTGGACAGACGACCCTTTTTTCGTAGGAAGTAACAAGTAA
- a CDS encoding helix-turn-helix transcriptional regulator, with the protein MSLGSYIIYLRALKDGITPREVASEVGLPEHYIHAIELEKHAGDVHSRGSLAEYFGIPVDEFSDYARSTSSRLQETLKHERRPQMGFLLMNGETLLGTVDGADNSIIKIVELNSGIKTILQRHAIKKWWSLKPSAPRRPVGGGGGGRRPFNGGGGGGRPPRPGGGRPTGPNTGSGPRPGPRPGGGNEGGYRPRPPGGGSGGGGNEGGYRPRPPGGGSGSGGNEGGYRPRPPGGGNSDSGNEGNYRPRPPFRPRPENEE; encoded by the coding sequence ATGAGCCTCGGTTCGTATATAATTTATCTTCGCGCTCTGAAGGATGGCATTACCCCTCGTGAGGTAGCGTCGGAAGTAGGTTTGCCTGAGCATTATATCCATGCTATTGAGTTGGAGAAACATGCTGGAGATGTACATTCTCGTGGTTCTTTAGCTGAATATTTTGGTATTCCGGTTGATGAGTTTAGCGATTATGCACGCAGCACTAGTTCCCGCTTGCAAGAGACGCTAAAGCACGAACGCCGCCCACAAATGGGTTTCCTGCTTATGAACGGTGAAACTTTATTAGGGACTGTTGATGGCGCAGATAATAGCATAATTAAAATTGTTGAGTTGAATAGCGGTATTAAAACTATCCTGCAACGTCACGCTATCAAAAAATGGTGGTCACTTAAACCCTCCGCACCTCGTAGACCTGTTGGAGGTGGCGGTGGTGGAAGACGACCGTTTAATGGCGGCGGAGGCGGAGGTAGACCCCCTAGACCCGGTGGTGGCAGACCAACCGGTCCTAACACTGGATCAGGCCCACGCCCAGGTCCCAGACCCGGTGGCGGGAATGAAGGTGGCTATCGTCCGAGACCACCCGGTGGTGGTAGTGGCGGTGGCGGGAATGAAGGTGGTTACCGTCCGAGACCGCCCGGTGGTGGTAGTGGCAGTGGCGGGAATGAGGGTGGTTACCGTCCGAGACCGCCCGGTGGCGGCAATAGCGATAGTGGGAATGAGGGCAATTATCGACCCCGACCCCCGTTCAGACCAAGACCGGAGAATGAAGAGTAA